A region of Oncorhynchus kisutch isolate 150728-3 linkage group LG29, Okis_V2, whole genome shotgun sequence DNA encodes the following proteins:
- the LOC109873690 gene encoding calcium channel flower homolog produces MNSDEAAAPKPVTDDDGMSWWYRWLCKIAGVLGGVSCAISGVWMCVTVNPLNIAAGVWMVLNAFVLFLCEVPFCCQFIEFANAVAARADKFKPWQKAFFYCGMALFPIFLSFSITTLFGNAIAFATGVLYGLASLGKKGDAVSYARLNHEKQGDEEKMTGTTDGSI; encoded by the exons ATGAACTCCGACGAGGCAGCAGCTCCAAAACCTGTCACCGATGATGATGGCATGTCATGGTGGTATCGATGGCTCTGCAAAATCGCTGGGGTCCTGGGCGGTGTAT CATGTGCCATCTCAGGAGTGTGGATGTGTGTCACTGTCAACCCCTTAAACATCGCAGCTGGAGTATGGATGGT GTTGAATGCCTTTGTGTTGTTCCTGTGTGAAGTCCCATTCTGCTGCCAGTTCATTGAGTTTGCGAATGCAGTGGCGGCTAGAGCGGATAAATTCAAGCCATGGCAGAAAGCCTTCTTCTACTGTGG GATGGCACTGTTTCCCATATTCCTGAGCTTCTCCATCACCACGTTGTTTGGGAATGCCATTGCCTTTGCTACAGGTGTCCTCTATGGTCTCGCCTCCCTGGGCAAAAA gGGCGATGCGGTGAGTTACGCCAGGCTGAATCACGAGAAACAGGGGGATGAGGAGAAGATGACCGGGACAACTGACGGGTCAATATAG
- the rexo4 gene encoding RNA exonuclease 4 — protein MSKVKPEKTDSAASSKTPESSQDQKKKKLVKKKFFEHTKKQLVAKDQGKTNALLPPKDAEQFSANWKTLLEVFKSNPLPVKNKPVQQNSKKEVPKKPTKDISKKDEVVEDKKPAKDLSKTVNDAKPMQVYSRKVGKDSAVPNKSQVNGKGPGTSGTEQPNAKKKKPNNAQVEGKTQMKKKIIEEVEEKKPTESDMWFDDVDPDDVEATVGTEAADIMRKMQGIRKTDAQSTEKALVKDRGFEGLTKAVAMDCEMVGVGPDGEDSIVARVSLVNQFGKCIYDKHVKPTEKVTDYRTAVSGIRPENIKNGENVKTVQTEVAEILQGRTLVGHAIHNDLKILLLDHPKKRIRDTQKYKPFKKIVKSGRPSLKLLCREILNVKVQQGEHSSVQDAQATMRLYTMAKKNWEAEIKASHNNPDLTKKTKEPRKPKSAKLK, from the exons ATGTCTAAAGTCAAGCCAGAGAAAACGGACTCTGCTGCTTCTTCTAAAACGCCAGAATCCAGCCAGGACCAAAAGAAAAAGAAACTTGTAAAGAAAAAGTTTTTTGAACACACCAAGAAACAACTAGTGGCTAAAGATCAAGGTAAAACCAATGCATTGCTTCCCCCAAAAGATGCCGAACAGTTTTCAGCCAACTGGAAAACGTTACTAGAG GTGTTCAAATCCAATCCCCTGCCAGTAAAAAATAAACCAGTTCAGCAGAACTCAAAGAAGGAAGTCCCTAAGAAACCCACTAAAGACATTTCAAAGAAGGACGAGGTGGTGGAGGATAAGAAGCCTGCTAAAGACTTATCAAAGACAGTGAATGATGCCAAGCCCATGCAGGTGTACAGTAGGAAAGTAGGGAAGGACAGTGCCGTTCCCAATAAATCCCAGGTGAATGGGAAAGGTCCAGGAACATCGGGGACAGAACAGCCTAATGCCAAGAAGAAGAAACCGAACAACGCCCAGGTGGAGGGTAAAACACAGATGAAGAAGAAAATAATAGAGGAAGTGGAGGAAAAGAAACCCACTGA ATCGGACATGTGGTTTGATGACGTGGACCCTGACGACGTTGAGGCCACAGTGGGGACAGAGGCAGCGGATATCATGAGGAAGATGCAAGGCATTCGGAAGACAGATGCCCAGAGCACAGAGAAGGCGCTGGTCAAGGACAGGGGGTTCGAGGG CCTTACCAAGGCGGTAGCTATGGACTGTGAGATGGTGGGTGTGGGGCCAGATGGAGAGGACAGCATTGTAGCCCGGGTCTCCCTTGTCAACCAGTTTGGGAAGTGCATCTACGACAAACACGTCAAGCCCACAGAGAAGGTGACAGACTACAGGACAGCTGTTAGCGGCATCCGGCCGGAGAACATCAAAAACG GTGAGAATGTAAAGACTGTACAGACAGAGGTGGCTGAGATCCTCCAGGGCAGAACGCTAGTGGGACACGCCATTCACAATGACCTTAAG ATTTTGCTCTTGGATCACCCAAAAAAGAGAATCAGAGACACACAGAAGTATAAACCTTTCAAGAAAATTGTGAAG AGTGGTCGGCCCTCTCTGAAACTCCTGTGTAGAGAAATACTTAACGTCAAAGTACAGCAGGGAGAACATTCATCC GTCCAAGACGCCCAGGCGACTATGAGATTGTACACGATGGCGAAGAAGAATTGGGAAGCAGAGATCAAGGCTAGTCATAACAACCCAGACTTAACCAAGAAGACCAAAGAACCAAGGAAGCCCAAATCAGCGAAACTCAAATGA